The Paracoccus sp. TOH sequence TAATGGCCGACGCCGCCGGCGGCGGTGATGCCGAACGAAAAGCCCTCGGCCAGCCACATGTTGCGCAGGCCGGGCGCCGGGCCGACCAGCGGGTTGCCGTCGGGGGTATAGCAGATCGGGCCGTTGAAATCGTCCTTGAGCCCCACGGTTTCCGAACTGGGAAGCCGGTGGATCATCGACATGTATTCTTCTTCGATCCGTTCCAGATCCAGCGGGAACAGGTCGGCGCGGAAGGTTTCCGGCACGTCGTAGAGGAAGCGCGCGGGGGCATTGCGCTCATAGGGGCCGAGGATCCAGCCGCCGCGCTCCTCGCGCACATACCATTTCGCGTCGGCGTCGCGCAGCACCGGATGCTCGGGGTTGCCGGCCTCGCGCCAGGCCAGCAAGGCCGGGTCGGGCTCGGTGACGATGAACTGGTGCTCGACCGGGATCGCCGGGATCTTGATGCCCAGCAGCCGGGCGGTGCGCTGCGCGTGGTTGCCGGTCGCGGTCACCACATGCTCGGCGCGGATCTCGAACTCCTCGCCCGAGCCGACCAGGTTGCCGCCCTTTTCGATCATCTTCTCGCAGGTGACGACCCATTCCTCGCCGGTCCAGCGATAGCCGTTGACCTGGATCTTGCGCTCGATGCTGGCGCCGGCCATGCGCGCGGCGCGGGCCATGGCCTGGGTCACGTCGGCCGGGTTGATATAGCCGTCGGTCGGGTGGAACAGCGCGCCCTTGAGCCCGTCGATATTCACCAGCGGCCAGCGCTCCTTGATCTGGGCGGGGGTCATGAATTCATGCTCGACGCCCACGGTCTCGGCGATCGAGGAATACAGCTCGTATTCGTCCATCCGGTCCTGGGTCTGCGCCATGCGCAGGTTGCCGCAGCGGGTGAAGCCGGCGTTCAGCCCGGTCTCGGCCTCGAGCCCGGCATAGAGCTTGACCGAATAGTCGTGGATGTGGCTGGTCGCGTAGCCCATGTTGAACAGCGGCAGAAGCCCCGCCGCGTGCCAGGTCGAGCCGGCCGTCAGCTCGTCGCGTTCGACCAGCAGCGTGTCCCAGCCGGCGCGCGCCAGATGCAGGGCGATGCCGCAACCGACGGCGCCGCCGCCGACCACCAGGGCCTTCACATGGGTTTTCATGGCTAGCGACTCCTTCTCCGCGCCCAAAGCTCCCTTACCGGATTAGAGCTTTCCCGGGGTCAGTCTGCCGTATCCCGGCGACATATTCTCGGCAAAAAGCGACATGGCGCGATTTGGCGGCGGCGCGAAAACGAACGCCCCGGAAAACCGGGGCGCGCGGGTCACAGCATCGAGGGCACCACCAGATCCGGCGGCCGGTGCCCGTCGGCGAAGGTCTTGATATTGATGAGCACTTTCTCGCCCATCTCGACCCGGCCCTCGACGGTGGCCGAGCCCATATGCGGCAGCAGCACGACATTGGGCAGCTCGCGCAGCCGCGGGTTGATCTCGTGCCCATGCTCGAAAACGTCGAGGCCGGCGCCGGCGATCTCGCCGGCGCGCAGCATCCGGGTCAGGGCGTTCTCGTCGATCACCTCGCCGCGCGAGGTGTTGATGACCACGGCCGAGGGTTTCAGCAGCTTCAGCCGCCGGGCGTTAAGCAGGTGGAAGGTCGAGGGCGTGTGCGGCGCATTCACGCTGATGATGTCCATCCGCGCCAGCATCTGGTCGAGGCTCTCCCACCAGGTGGCCTGCAGCTCGGCCTCGACCTCGGGGCGCAGGCGGCGGCGGTTGTGGTAATGCACCTGCATGCCGAAGACATTGGCGCGGCGCGCCACCGCCTGGCCGATGCGGCCCATGCCCAGGATGCCCAGCCGCCGGCCGCCCAGCCGGCCGCCCAGATGCGCGGTCGGCGACCAGCCCTGCCAGCGTCCGGCCTGCATCTCGGCCAGCCCCTCGGGAATGCGGCGGGTCACGGCCAGGATCAGCGCCAGGGCCATGTCGGCGGTGTCCTCGGTCACCACGCCGGGGGTGTTGCTGACCAGGACGCCGCGCTGGCGGGCGGAATGCACGTCGATATGGTCGACGCCCGCGCCGTAATTGGCGATCAGCTTCAGCTTCTCGCCGGCCTGGGCCAGCATGGCGGCGTCGATATGGTCGGTCACCGTCGGCACCAGCACGTCCGAGACGCGCATGGCGGCGCAAAGCTCGTCGCGACTCATCTTGTGATCGTCGGCGTTCAGGGACACGTCGAAAAGCTCGGACATCCGGGACTCGACCGCCTCGGGCAGGCGGCGGGTCACGGTAACTTTAAGGCGCGACCGGGTCGGATCGGTCGTTTGAACGGCGGGCATGGTCGCTCCTCTCTTCCAAAGCCGGGCGGGTTTTGGCAAAGTGCCCGCGATGCGGGGCGCGCACAAGACCCCGAAATTGCAGGACGGGCATATGAAGCAAGGACAGGCTTGGCTCGGCGCCATGGCATTGGCGCTCGGGACATGGTTCGGGGTCGCGGCACCGGCGCAGACCACCAATCCGGGCGAGAACCTGGACGCGAAGCCGGTGCCCGGACTGTCGGCCGATGCGACGATCAGCCGCCACCAGGACGGCGAGCGCGACCCGCATCGCGGATCGGTCACCAACCTGCCGCTGCCGCGCTATGTCAGCCTGAAGGGCAGCGAGGGCAATGCACGGCGCGGCCCAAGCCTGTCGCACCGCATCGACTGGGTGTTCCGCCATGCCGGCATGCCGCTGCGCGTGGTGGCCGAGTTCGGCCACTGGCGGCGGGTCGAAGACCAGGACGGCGCCGGCGGCTGGGTGCATTACTCGCTGCTGTCGGGCGTGCGCACCGCCATCGTCACCAAGGACATGCTGGACCTGCTGGCCCGGCCCGAGCCGCGCGCCGATGTGATGGCGCGGGCCGAGGCCGGCGCCATCGTGCGGCTGCACGAATGCAATCCCGACTGGTGCCGGGTCTCGGGCGGCGGCGAGAAGGGCTGGGTGCCCAAGACCGCGATCTGGGGTGTCGACGCGGGCGAGATCCGCGACTGATCAGCCAGCCTTGCGGATCACCACATGGCCCAGCGAGACACGCATCCAGTCGAAGCGCGACCGGCGCGGCGTGCCGGTGCCGAAGCTGGGATGGGTCATGTCCTCGGCGCCGCATTCGTCGATCAGCTCCTTGACGAAGCCGACCATGCCGCGGTCATGGCCGTGGAAGCGCCGCCGCACCAGGTTCCAGCGCATCCAGCCGGTCGCCTTGCGCAGCGGATAGACCGCCTGCACCAGCGCGGATTTGTGCATCCGGTCCAGCAGCTTTTCATGCGCGGCCAGGTCCGGGTCGGGCGGGCGGTAGTGCTTGCCGTCCGGGTATTGCGGCCAGTA is a genomic window containing:
- a CDS encoding D-glycerate dehydrogenase: MPAVQTTDPTRSRLKVTVTRRLPEAVESRMSELFDVSLNADDHKMSRDELCAAMRVSDVLVPTVTDHIDAAMLAQAGEKLKLIANYGAGVDHIDVHSARQRGVLVSNTPGVVTEDTADMALALILAVTRRIPEGLAEMQAGRWQGWSPTAHLGGRLGGRRLGILGMGRIGQAVARRANVFGMQVHYHNRRRLRPEVEAELQATWWESLDQMLARMDIISVNAPHTPSTFHLLNARRLKLLKPSAVVINTSRGEVIDENALTRMLRAGEIAGAGLDVFEHGHEINPRLRELPNVVLLPHMGSATVEGRVEMGEKVLINIKTFADGHRPPDLVVPSML
- a CDS encoding SH3 domain-containing protein, with the translated sequence MALALGTWFGVAAPAQTTNPGENLDAKPVPGLSADATISRHQDGERDPHRGSVTNLPLPRYVSLKGSEGNARRGPSLSHRIDWVFRHAGMPLRVVAEFGHWRRVEDQDGAGGWVHYSLLSGVRTAIVTKDMLDLLARPEPRADVMARAEAGAIVRLHECNPDWCRVSGGGEKGWVPKTAIWGVDAGEIRD